In the Cheilinus undulatus linkage group 19, ASM1832078v1, whole genome shotgun sequence genome, one interval contains:
- the enosf1 gene encoding mitochondrial enolase superfamily member 1 has product MQHRIIHLTVLDVRFPTSLEQHGSDAMHTDPDYSAAYVVVDTDSGLKGFGLTFTCGKGTEIVVCAVKALSGLVIGKSLQEIVNDFRGFYRLLTSDSQMRWLGPEKGVIHLATAAVLNAVWDLWARAESKPLWKLLVDLDPKQIVSCIDFRYITDVLTEEEALDILVKAQEGKQQREDQMLREGYPAYTTSCAWLGYSDEQLRQLCTDALKSGWTKFKVKVGADLEDDIRRCRLIRQMIGADKTLMIDANQRWDVAEAISWVSSLAEFKPLWIEEPTSPDDILGHAAISKALAPLGIGVATGEQCQNRVMFKQFLQASALQFVQIDSCRVGSVNENLAVLLMAHKFQVPVCPHSGGVGLCELVQHLILFDYIGVSASLSSRMCEYVDHLHEHFVSPVVICDAHYMPPKDPGYSCEMLESSVKKHEYPDGEVWKQLIN; this is encoded by the exons ATGCAGCACAGGATTATTCATCTCACGGTCCTGGATGTGAGATTCCCGACTTCTCTGGAGCAACATGGCTCCGATGCAATG CACACGGACCCGGATTATTCAGCCGCATATGTGGTTGTCGACACGGACAGTGGGCTGAAAGGTTTCGGCCTCACATTCACGTGTGGAAAAGGCACCGAGATAG TGGTTTGTGCCGTTAAGGCTCTGTCAGGCCTGGTTATTGGGAAATCCTTGCAGGAGATTGTGAACGACTTCCGTGGTTTTTATCGCCTCCTGACCAGTGACAGTCAGATGAGATGG CTGGGCCCAGAGAAAGGAGTGATCCACCTGGCCACTGCTGCAGTCCTGAATGCCGTGTGGGACCTGTGGGCGAGGGCAGAGTCCAAG CCGCTGTGGAAGCTGCTGGTTGACTTG GATCCCAAGCAGATCGTGTCCTGCATCGACTTCAGATACATCACTGATGTGCTAACAGAGGAGGAGGCTCTTG ACATACTTGTGAAAGCGCAGGAGGGCAAGCAGCAGAGAG AGGATCAGATGCTGAGAGAGGGCTATCCTGCCTACACCACCTCCTGTGCCTGGCTGGGATACTCAGATGAGCAGCTCAGACAG CTCTGCACAGATGCACTTAAAAGTGGCTGGACCAAATTCAAAGTGAAAGTTGGCGCAGATCTCGAGGACGACATTCGCAGGTGCCGCCTGATACGGCAAATGATTGGAGCTGATAAGACTCTG ATGATCGATGCCAACCAGAGATGGGACGTAGCTGAAGCCATCAGCTGGGTGTCCAGCCTGGCTGAGTTCAAACCTCTTTGGATCGAGGAGCCAACGTCTCCTGATGACATTTTGGGTCACGCTGCAATCTCAAAG GCTTTAGCTCCACTCGGGATTGGAGTTGCTACAGGAGAGCAG TGTCAAAACAGGGTGATGTTCAAGCAGTTCCTCCAGGCCTCGGCTCTGCAGTTCGTCCAGATAGACAGCTGTCGGGTGGGGAGCGTCAACGAGAACCTGGCTGTGCTCCTCATGGCCCACAAGTTTCAGG TGCCTGTTTGCCCTCATAGTGGAGGAGTCGGACTCTGTGAGCTCGTCCAGCATCTGATTCTGTTCGACTACATCGGTGTGTCTGCAAGCCTCAGCAGCCG AATGTGTGAATATGTTGACCACTTGCATGAACACTTTGTCAGCCCTGTGGTGATCTGTGATGCTCACTACATGCCCCCTAAG GATCCTGGATATTCTTGTGAGATGCTGGAGTCTTCGGTGAAGAAACACGAGTATCCTGATGGAGAAGTGTGGAAACAGCTTATTAACTAA